The following are encoded together in the Bombus affinis isolate iyBomAffi1 chromosome 6, iyBomAffi1.2, whole genome shotgun sequence genome:
- the LOC126917187 gene encoding sialin-like isoform X2: protein MLCHGEERVPLISRVKKQWIPTRVLICIMMFTACWTNYMCRLQMPILAVPMIKGLPGNVTEGVCRAEQSRVRRAISWLDPGAYLEDYILSERIEATQNAVDPMAHNIRVRRSNDDGKIRPTNSPIELFNGLPFDWRPEIRGQLIAAYSYGNVPGNFIGGLMAVKWGAKKSILWTSIVAAIVSLISPILAQFHWGVLLFSRIIIGVTGGVTFPACHSLVAQWAPPNEKARFVWSLLGGTFGTILTYPMIAGIAENIHWENGWYIPSLLMMIWIFFWAIVTYDTPAEHPGISDEEKEYIQSSQAGTVRKEKPSLKETPVKEIFTSIPFLSLVCCHFGNLFLLFFYQNAMMLYLTKALGFELTKGGIAASLPWACRMLFGFFFSWAGDTLKRKEIVSVTIIRKGATFFSHFLPGVFLILVGYVGCDLILANVFLVLALGFNGAASISNLSNNQDLSPNFAGFIYGIMNTVGCASGMIISPMVEEIAGKYGNPIDRWQTLFWIGSGVCIICMIIFLLGGSGNIQSWNEIRTQPDAERGRN from the exons ATGCTCTGCCATGGTGAAGAGCGAGTTCCGCTTATATCACGAGTGAAGAAAC AATGGATTCCAACACGAGTTCTAATCTGCATAATGATGTTCACGGCCTGTTGGACCAACTACATGTGCCGTCTGCAAATGCCGATCCTCGCCGTGCCAATGATCAAAGGTCTACCGGGTAATGTAACCGAGGGTGTCTGCAGAGCCGAGCAGTCTCGAGTTCGCCGCGCGATTTCTTGGTTGGATCCGGGCGCCTATCTGGAGGACTATATCCTGTCGGAGAGGATAGAAGCTACACAAAATGCAGTGGATCCAATGGCACACAATATTCGTGTACGCAGGAGTAATGACGATGGAAAGATTCGTCCAACAAACAGTCCCATAGAACTATTCAATGGCCTACCTTTCGACTGGAGGCCTGAGATTCGCGGTCAACTGATTGCTGCATACAGTTACGGAAATGTTCCTGGTAACTTCATCGGTGGTTTGATGGCTGTCAAATGGGGTGCTAAGAAGTCGATCTTGTGGACATCCATAGTAGCCGCTATAGTGTCGCTGATTAGCCCGATTCTTGCGCAGTTTCACTGGGGAGTTCTTCTATTCTCAAGAATAATCATCGGTGTTACTGGTGGAGTAACTTTTCCAGCCTGTCATAGTTTGGTTGCACAATGGGCACCACCGAACGAGAAGGCCCGTTTTGTTTGGTCTTTACTCGGCGGTACGTTCGGTACCATCTTAACGTATCCTATGATAGCTGGTATTGCAGAAAATATACACTGGGAGAACGGATGGTACATTCCATCGTTACTAATGATGATTTGGATATTCTTCTGGGCTATAGTTACATACGATACTCCTGCAGAGCATCCTGGTATCTCAGATGAAGAAAAGGAATACATTCAAAG TTCGCAAGCAGGCACAGTGAGGAAAGAAAAACCTTCACTGAAGGAAACTCCAGTCAAGGAAATATTTACCTCGATACCTTTCCTCAGTTTAGTCTGCTGCCACTTCGggaatttgtttcttttattcttcTACCAGAATGCCATGATGCTTTACTTAACGAAAGCTCTAGGATTCGAATTGACGAAAGGCGGTATCGCTGCTAGTCTACCTTGGGCTTGCAGGATGTTGTTCGGATTTTTCTTCAGTTGGGCTGGTGATACGCTCAAGCGGAAGGAAATAGTGTCTGTTACCATAATACGTAAAGGCGCCACATTCTTCT CCCATTTTTTGCCAGGCGTCTTCCTCATTCTAGTCGGCTACGTTGGATGTGACTTAATTCTCGCGAACGTTTTTCTCGTACTGGCATTAGGTTTCAATGGAGCAGCGAGTATCTCTAATTTGTCCAACAATCAAGATCTATCGCCGAATTTCGCCGGTTTTATATACGGTATCATGAACACAGTTGGTTGCGCTTCTGGCATGATTATTTCTCCTATGGTGGAGGAAATAGCCGGAAAATACGGA AATCCTATTGACAGATGGCAAACGTTATTCTGGATTGGTTCGGGCGTGTGCATAATTTGTATGATTATCTTTCTGTTGGGAGGAAGTGGAAATATCCAAAGCTGGAATGAGATTCGAACCCAACCGGATGCGGAGCGCGGCAGAAACTAA
- the LOC126917187 gene encoding sialin-like isoform X3, with protein MYKQYYEKFFPQWIPTRVLICIMMFTACWTNYMCRLQMPILAVPMIKGLPGNVTEGVCRAEQSRVRRAISWLDPGAYLEDYILSERIEATQNAVDPMAHNIRVRRSNDDGKIRPTNSPIELFNGLPFDWRPEIRGQLIAAYSYGNVPGNFIGGLMAVKWGAKKSILWTSIVAAIVSLISPILAQFHWGVLLFSRIIIGVTGGVTFPACHSLVAQWAPPNEKARFVWSLLGGTFGTILTYPMIAGIAENIHWENGWYIPSLLMMIWIFFWAIVTYDTPAEHPGISDEEKEYIQSSQAGTVRKEKPSLKETPVKEIFTSIPFLSLVCCHFGNLFLLFFYQNAMMLYLTKALGFELTKGGIAASLPWACRMLFGFFFSWAGDTLKRKEIVSVTIIRKGATFFSHFLPGVFLILVGYVGCDLILANVFLVLALGFNGAASISNLSNNQDLSPNFAGFIYGIMNTVGCASGMIISPMVEEIAGKYGNPIDRWQTLFWIGSGVCIICMIIFLLGGSGNIQSWNEIRTQPDAERGRN; from the exons ATGTACAAGCAGTATTACGAGAAGTTTTTCCCAC AATGGATTCCAACACGAGTTCTAATCTGCATAATGATGTTCACGGCCTGTTGGACCAACTACATGTGCCGTCTGCAAATGCCGATCCTCGCCGTGCCAATGATCAAAGGTCTACCGGGTAATGTAACCGAGGGTGTCTGCAGAGCCGAGCAGTCTCGAGTTCGCCGCGCGATTTCTTGGTTGGATCCGGGCGCCTATCTGGAGGACTATATCCTGTCGGAGAGGATAGAAGCTACACAAAATGCAGTGGATCCAATGGCACACAATATTCGTGTACGCAGGAGTAATGACGATGGAAAGATTCGTCCAACAAACAGTCCCATAGAACTATTCAATGGCCTACCTTTCGACTGGAGGCCTGAGATTCGCGGTCAACTGATTGCTGCATACAGTTACGGAAATGTTCCTGGTAACTTCATCGGTGGTTTGATGGCTGTCAAATGGGGTGCTAAGAAGTCGATCTTGTGGACATCCATAGTAGCCGCTATAGTGTCGCTGATTAGCCCGATTCTTGCGCAGTTTCACTGGGGAGTTCTTCTATTCTCAAGAATAATCATCGGTGTTACTGGTGGAGTAACTTTTCCAGCCTGTCATAGTTTGGTTGCACAATGGGCACCACCGAACGAGAAGGCCCGTTTTGTTTGGTCTTTACTCGGCGGTACGTTCGGTACCATCTTAACGTATCCTATGATAGCTGGTATTGCAGAAAATATACACTGGGAGAACGGATGGTACATTCCATCGTTACTAATGATGATTTGGATATTCTTCTGGGCTATAGTTACATACGATACTCCTGCAGAGCATCCTGGTATCTCAGATGAAGAAAAGGAATACATTCAAAG TTCGCAAGCAGGCACAGTGAGGAAAGAAAAACCTTCACTGAAGGAAACTCCAGTCAAGGAAATATTTACCTCGATACCTTTCCTCAGTTTAGTCTGCTGCCACTTCGggaatttgtttcttttattcttcTACCAGAATGCCATGATGCTTTACTTAACGAAAGCTCTAGGATTCGAATTGACGAAAGGCGGTATCGCTGCTAGTCTACCTTGGGCTTGCAGGATGTTGTTCGGATTTTTCTTCAGTTGGGCTGGTGATACGCTCAAGCGGAAGGAAATAGTGTCTGTTACCATAATACGTAAAGGCGCCACATTCTTCT CCCATTTTTTGCCAGGCGTCTTCCTCATTCTAGTCGGCTACGTTGGATGTGACTTAATTCTCGCGAACGTTTTTCTCGTACTGGCATTAGGTTTCAATGGAGCAGCGAGTATCTCTAATTTGTCCAACAATCAAGATCTATCGCCGAATTTCGCCGGTTTTATATACGGTATCATGAACACAGTTGGTTGCGCTTCTGGCATGATTATTTCTCCTATGGTGGAGGAAATAGCCGGAAAATACGGA AATCCTATTGACAGATGGCAAACGTTATTCTGGATTGGTTCGGGCGTGTGCATAATTTGTATGATTATCTTTCTGTTGGGAGGAAGTGGAAATATCCAAAGCTGGAATGAGATTCGAACCCAACCGGATGCGGAGCGCGGCAGAAACTAA
- the LOC126917187 gene encoding sialin-like isoform X1 has product MFILRSIQEKVAGIPGFFNTPGSPFWTSLKWIPTRVLICIMMFTACWTNYMCRLQMPILAVPMIKGLPGNVTEGVCRAEQSRVRRAISWLDPGAYLEDYILSERIEATQNAVDPMAHNIRVRRSNDDGKIRPTNSPIELFNGLPFDWRPEIRGQLIAAYSYGNVPGNFIGGLMAVKWGAKKSILWTSIVAAIVSLISPILAQFHWGVLLFSRIIIGVTGGVTFPACHSLVAQWAPPNEKARFVWSLLGGTFGTILTYPMIAGIAENIHWENGWYIPSLLMMIWIFFWAIVTYDTPAEHPGISDEEKEYIQSSQAGTVRKEKPSLKETPVKEIFTSIPFLSLVCCHFGNLFLLFFYQNAMMLYLTKALGFELTKGGIAASLPWACRMLFGFFFSWAGDTLKRKEIVSVTIIRKGATFFSHFLPGVFLILVGYVGCDLILANVFLVLALGFNGAASISNLSNNQDLSPNFAGFIYGIMNTVGCASGMIISPMVEEIAGKYGNPIDRWQTLFWIGSGVCIICMIIFLLGGSGNIQSWNEIRTQPDAERGRN; this is encoded by the exons ATGTTCATCCTTAGATCTATCCAAGAAAAGGTAGCCGGTATACCCGGATTTTTTAATACTCCTGGCTCTCCATTTTGGACCTCTTTAA AATGGATTCCAACACGAGTTCTAATCTGCATAATGATGTTCACGGCCTGTTGGACCAACTACATGTGCCGTCTGCAAATGCCGATCCTCGCCGTGCCAATGATCAAAGGTCTACCGGGTAATGTAACCGAGGGTGTCTGCAGAGCCGAGCAGTCTCGAGTTCGCCGCGCGATTTCTTGGTTGGATCCGGGCGCCTATCTGGAGGACTATATCCTGTCGGAGAGGATAGAAGCTACACAAAATGCAGTGGATCCAATGGCACACAATATTCGTGTACGCAGGAGTAATGACGATGGAAAGATTCGTCCAACAAACAGTCCCATAGAACTATTCAATGGCCTACCTTTCGACTGGAGGCCTGAGATTCGCGGTCAACTGATTGCTGCATACAGTTACGGAAATGTTCCTGGTAACTTCATCGGTGGTTTGATGGCTGTCAAATGGGGTGCTAAGAAGTCGATCTTGTGGACATCCATAGTAGCCGCTATAGTGTCGCTGATTAGCCCGATTCTTGCGCAGTTTCACTGGGGAGTTCTTCTATTCTCAAGAATAATCATCGGTGTTACTGGTGGAGTAACTTTTCCAGCCTGTCATAGTTTGGTTGCACAATGGGCACCACCGAACGAGAAGGCCCGTTTTGTTTGGTCTTTACTCGGCGGTACGTTCGGTACCATCTTAACGTATCCTATGATAGCTGGTATTGCAGAAAATATACACTGGGAGAACGGATGGTACATTCCATCGTTACTAATGATGATTTGGATATTCTTCTGGGCTATAGTTACATACGATACTCCTGCAGAGCATCCTGGTATCTCAGATGAAGAAAAGGAATACATTCAAAG TTCGCAAGCAGGCACAGTGAGGAAAGAAAAACCTTCACTGAAGGAAACTCCAGTCAAGGAAATATTTACCTCGATACCTTTCCTCAGTTTAGTCTGCTGCCACTTCGggaatttgtttcttttattcttcTACCAGAATGCCATGATGCTTTACTTAACGAAAGCTCTAGGATTCGAATTGACGAAAGGCGGTATCGCTGCTAGTCTACCTTGGGCTTGCAGGATGTTGTTCGGATTTTTCTTCAGTTGGGCTGGTGATACGCTCAAGCGGAAGGAAATAGTGTCTGTTACCATAATACGTAAAGGCGCCACATTCTTCT CCCATTTTTTGCCAGGCGTCTTCCTCATTCTAGTCGGCTACGTTGGATGTGACTTAATTCTCGCGAACGTTTTTCTCGTACTGGCATTAGGTTTCAATGGAGCAGCGAGTATCTCTAATTTGTCCAACAATCAAGATCTATCGCCGAATTTCGCCGGTTTTATATACGGTATCATGAACACAGTTGGTTGCGCTTCTGGCATGATTATTTCTCCTATGGTGGAGGAAATAGCCGGAAAATACGGA AATCCTATTGACAGATGGCAAACGTTATTCTGGATTGGTTCGGGCGTGTGCATAATTTGTATGATTATCTTTCTGTTGGGAGGAAGTGGAAATATCCAAAGCTGGAATGAGATTCGAACCCAACCGGATGCGGAGCGCGGCAGAAACTAA
- the LOC126917188 gene encoding arginyl-tRNA--protein transferase 1 isoform X1 codes for MIFVDNQFIVINAIIKRVNKEQNMARQSYSIVEYYGEQDGYKCGYCKSPNTNFSHGMGTHRLTVQDYQALVDRGWRRCGTYCYKSTMDQTCCPMYTIKCEALQFKISKSQKKVLKRMAKFLRNELHKNDTMDTYDGDFRNNIDIEEIPNHSKHFLKVDKDISDMNVKFINDEVNARLRPSTSDKEQKKRDLENKKHNTESIPAASSYNNDSHSTPQSLQSVEMNPTRIPCMKAKLLRKQRKQNKLMTQGKTQEEIEAIFKENKQENQAKSLEQIFDEVYNGTNRLELKLVRTSPMSSGYLNTSKQSYEVYKKYQTTIHGVLAEKVTEMQYMGFLVNSPLQPWTPDDGPPSGYGSFHEQYWLDNELIAVGVIDILPSCVSSVYFFYDPAYSHLSLGTFSSLREVYLTRQLNKVAKDLKYYYMGFYIHSCPKMRYKARMRPSKLLCPETYAWFDIEPCLLKLDKQKYSRLNDDIDAINEDNIVDIRKVLILCRQIAMPYEIYKKQAQTITQDEEDEIKEYTSLVGMKCAQRLLLYRC; via the exons ATGATCTTTGTTGATAATCAATTCATCGTAATCAATGCAATAATAAAACGAGTGAATAAAGAACAAAATATGGCAAGACAATCGTACAGTATTGTTGAGTATTATGGTGAACAGGATGGATATAAATGTGGTTATTGTAAAAGCCCAAACACAAATTTCAGTCATG GTATGGGCACACATAGATTGACTGTTCAAGATTACCAAGCTCTAGTAGATAGAGGTTGGAGAAGGTGTGGTACTTATTGCTACAAATCTACTATGGATCAAACATGTTGCCCAATGTATACAATTAA atGTGAAGCATTACAATTTAAAATTTCTAAATCACAAAAAAAGGTTTTGAAAAGAATGGCAAAGTTTTTAAGAAATGAATTACATAAAAATGACACTATGGATACGTATGATGGAGATTTTCGTAATAACATTG ATATTGAAGAAATTCCTAATCACAGTAAGCACTTTTTAAAAGTTGACAAAGATATTTCTGATATGAATGTGAAATTTATTAATGATGAAGTTAATGCAAGGTTACGTCCTAGCACATCAGATAAAGAACAGAAAAAGCGTGAtctagaaaataaaaaacataaTACTGAAAGTATACCTGCTGCATCAAGTTATAACAATGATTCTCATAGTACACCTCAAAGTCTACAATCTGTAGAAATGAATCCTACTCGGATACCTTGTATGAAAGCAAAGCTTTTACGTAAACAACGAAAGCAAAACAAATTAATGACACAAGGAAAAACTCAGGAAGAAATAGAAGCTATTTTCAAAGAAAATAAACAAGAAAACCAGGCTAAAAGTTTAGAGCAAATATTTGATGAAGTTTATAATGGAACCAACAGATTAGAG CTGAAACTAGTTAGAACTTCACCAATGAGCTCTGGATATTTAAATACCTCGAAACAATCTTATGAggtatataaaaaatatcaaacaacaatacATGGAGTTCTAGCAGAAAAGgttacagagatgcaatatatgggATTTCTTGTGAACTCACCTTTACAG CCATGGACACCAGATGATGGACCACCAAGTGGATATGGTTCTTTTCATGAACAATATTGGTTAGATAATGAATTAATTGCAGTTGGTGTGATAGATATTTTACCATCTTGTGTTTCAAGTGTTTACTTTTTTTATGATCCGGCTTATTCTCATCTCTCACTTGGCACATTTAG ttcaCTTCGAGAAGTTTATTTAACAAGACAATTAAATAAAGTTGCAAAAGATCTGAAATATTACTACATGGGATTCTACATACATTCATGTCCTAAAATGCGATACAAGGCACGAATGAGACCATCAAAACTATTATGTCCTGAAACTTATGCGTGGTTTGATATTGAACCGTGTTTATTAAAATTAGATAAACAAAAATATAGCAGACTGAATGATGATATTGATGCTATTAACGAGGATAATATAGTTGATATTCGTAAG GTATTAATTTTGTGTCGGCAAATTGCGATGCCGTATGAAATCTATAAAAAACAAGCTCAAACCATTACGCAAGATGAAGAAGATGAGATTAAAGAATATACTAGTTTAGTTGGCATGAAGTGTGCACAGAGATTGTTACTTTATCGCTGTTAA
- the LOC126917188 gene encoding arginyl-tRNA--protein transferase 1 isoform X2, whose product MIFVDNQFIVINAIIKRVNKEQNMARQSYSIVEYYGEQDGYKCGYCKSPNTNFSHGMGTHRLTVQDYQALVDRGWRRCGTYCYKSTMDQTCCPMYTIKCEALQFKISKSQKKVLKRMAKFLRNELHKNDTMDTYDGDFRNNIDIEEIPNHSKHFLKVDKDISDMNVKFINDEVNARLRPSTSDKEQKKRDLENKKHNTESIPAASSYNNDSHSTPQSLQSVEMNPTRIPCMKAKLLRKQRKQNKLMTQGKTQEEIEAIFKENKQENQAKSLEQIFDEVYNGTNRLEMKLVRTMSDEFIKTLKISANLFKKYQMTIHGETEKESDDKSFFNFLVKSSLQPWTPDDGPPSGYGSFHEQYWLDNELIAVGVIDILPSCVSSVYFFYDPAYSHLSLGTFSSLREVYLTRQLNKVAKDLKYYYMGFYIHSCPKMRYKARMRPSKLLCPETYAWFDIEPCLLKLDKQKYSRLNDDIDAINEDNIVDIRKVLILCRQIAMPYEIYKKQAQTITQDEEDEIKEYTSLVGMKCAQRLLLYRC is encoded by the exons ATGATCTTTGTTGATAATCAATTCATCGTAATCAATGCAATAATAAAACGAGTGAATAAAGAACAAAATATGGCAAGACAATCGTACAGTATTGTTGAGTATTATGGTGAACAGGATGGATATAAATGTGGTTATTGTAAAAGCCCAAACACAAATTTCAGTCATG GTATGGGCACACATAGATTGACTGTTCAAGATTACCAAGCTCTAGTAGATAGAGGTTGGAGAAGGTGTGGTACTTATTGCTACAAATCTACTATGGATCAAACATGTTGCCCAATGTATACAATTAA atGTGAAGCATTACAATTTAAAATTTCTAAATCACAAAAAAAGGTTTTGAAAAGAATGGCAAAGTTTTTAAGAAATGAATTACATAAAAATGACACTATGGATACGTATGATGGAGATTTTCGTAATAACATTG ATATTGAAGAAATTCCTAATCACAGTAAGCACTTTTTAAAAGTTGACAAAGATATTTCTGATATGAATGTGAAATTTATTAATGATGAAGTTAATGCAAGGTTACGTCCTAGCACATCAGATAAAGAACAGAAAAAGCGTGAtctagaaaataaaaaacataaTACTGAAAGTATACCTGCTGCATCAAGTTATAACAATGATTCTCATAGTACACCTCAAAGTCTACAATCTGTAGAAATGAATCCTACTCGGATACCTTGTATGAAAGCAAAGCTTTTACGTAAACAACGAAAGCAAAACAAATTAATGACACAAGGAAAAACTCAGGAAGAAATAGAAGCTATTTTCAAAGAAAATAAACAAGAAAACCAGGCTAAAAGTTTAGAGCAAATATTTGATGAAGTTTATAATGGAACCAACAGATTAGAG ATGAAGTTGGTGAGAACAATGTCGGACGAGTTTATTAAAACGCTTAAGATAAGTGCAAACctgtttaaaaaatatcaaatgaCTATTCATGGTGAAACAGAAAAGGAGTCAGATGATAAATCATTCTTCAACTTTCTTGTAAAAAGCTCTTTACAG CCATGGACACCAGATGATGGACCACCAAGTGGATATGGTTCTTTTCATGAACAATATTGGTTAGATAATGAATTAATTGCAGTTGGTGTGATAGATATTTTACCATCTTGTGTTTCAAGTGTTTACTTTTTTTATGATCCGGCTTATTCTCATCTCTCACTTGGCACATTTAG ttcaCTTCGAGAAGTTTATTTAACAAGACAATTAAATAAAGTTGCAAAAGATCTGAAATATTACTACATGGGATTCTACATACATTCATGTCCTAAAATGCGATACAAGGCACGAATGAGACCATCAAAACTATTATGTCCTGAAACTTATGCGTGGTTTGATATTGAACCGTGTTTATTAAAATTAGATAAACAAAAATATAGCAGACTGAATGATGATATTGATGCTATTAACGAGGATAATATAGTTGATATTCGTAAG GTATTAATTTTGTGTCGGCAAATTGCGATGCCGTATGAAATCTATAAAAAACAAGCTCAAACCATTACGCAAGATGAAGAAGATGAGATTAAAGAATATACTAGTTTAGTTGGCATGAAGTGTGCACAGAGATTGTTACTTTATCGCTGTTAA